One window of the Shimwellia blattae DSM 4481 = NBRC 105725 genome contains the following:
- the glmS gene encoding glutamine--fructose-6-phosphate transaminase (isomerizing) has product MCGIVGAVAQRDVAEILLEGLRRLEYRGYDSAGLAVTDSAGHMARVRRVGKVQVLARAVEEHPLHGGTGIAHTRWATHGEPSEANAHPHVSDHIAVVHNGIIENYESLRETLQARGYVFTSATDTEVIAHLVHWEMEQGGSLRDAVKRAIPQLRGAYGTVIMDARNPDVLLAARSGSPLVIGLGMGENFIASDQLALLPVTRRFIYLEEGDIAEVTRRTVTIFNRDGDEITRQEIESSLQYDAGDKGIYRHYMQKEIYEQPNAVKSTLSGRISHGAVDLSELGPQADSLLARVENIQIVACGTSYNAGMVARYWFEALSGIPCDVEIASEFRYRKPALRPNSLMITLSQSGETADTLAALRLSKELGYLGSLAICNVPGSSLVRESDLALMTKAGAEIGVASTKAFTTQLTVLLLLVAKMSRLKSQDFAVEQQIVHALQALPSRIEQMISQDRRIEELAEDFSDKHHALFLGRGDQYPIAVEGALKLKEISYIHAEAYAAGELKHGPLALIDADMPVIVVAPNNDLLEKLKSNIEEVRARGGHLYVFADEDAGFSDSNTMHVISMPHVEELIAPICYTVPLQLLSYHAALIKGTDVDQPRNLAKSVTVE; this is encoded by the coding sequence ATGTGTGGAATTGTTGGCGCAGTGGCGCAGCGTGATGTCGCCGAGATCCTTCTCGAAGGTTTACGTCGTCTGGAATACCGGGGGTATGACTCCGCCGGTCTGGCGGTGACAGACAGCGCCGGTCATATGGCGCGTGTGCGCCGGGTGGGGAAAGTGCAGGTCCTGGCCCGGGCGGTGGAAGAGCACCCGCTGCACGGCGGAACCGGGATAGCCCATACCCGCTGGGCGACCCACGGGGAGCCTTCTGAAGCAAATGCGCATCCGCATGTGTCGGATCATATTGCGGTGGTCCATAACGGGATCATTGAAAACTACGAATCTCTGCGTGAAACCCTTCAGGCGCGCGGGTATGTGTTCACCTCCGCAACGGATACGGAAGTTATCGCCCATCTGGTGCACTGGGAAATGGAGCAGGGCGGCTCGCTGCGCGATGCGGTGAAGCGCGCTATCCCTCAGCTGCGCGGGGCTTACGGCACGGTCATTATGGACGCCCGCAACCCGGATGTTCTGCTGGCGGCCCGCTCCGGCAGCCCGCTGGTTATCGGCCTGGGCATGGGGGAGAACTTTATCGCCTCCGATCAGCTGGCACTGCTGCCGGTAACGCGCCGTTTTATCTATCTTGAAGAGGGCGATATTGCGGAAGTGACCCGCCGTACGGTCACCATTTTTAACCGCGATGGCGACGAAATTACCCGCCAGGAGATAGAGTCCAGCCTGCAGTACGATGCCGGTGATAAAGGCATCTACCGCCACTACATGCAAAAAGAGATTTACGAGCAGCCGAACGCGGTGAAAAGCACCCTGTCCGGGCGCATCAGCCACGGTGCGGTTGATCTGTCCGAACTGGGCCCTCAGGCAGACAGTCTGCTGGCCCGGGTGGAGAATATCCAGATTGTCGCCTGTGGAACGTCGTACAACGCGGGGATGGTGGCACGCTACTGGTTTGAAGCGCTCTCCGGTATTCCCTGCGATGTGGAAATCGCCTCGGAGTTCCGCTACCGCAAACCGGCACTGCGCCCCAATAGCCTGATGATTACCCTCTCCCAGTCCGGGGAGACGGCAGACACCCTGGCGGCGCTGCGTCTGTCAAAAGAGCTCGGCTACCTGGGCTCGCTGGCTATCTGTAACGTACCGGGATCGTCTCTGGTGCGTGAATCGGATCTGGCGCTGATGACCAAAGCCGGTGCTGAGATAGGCGTTGCGTCTACCAAAGCCTTTACCACCCAGCTGACGGTGCTGCTGTTGCTGGTGGCGAAGATGAGCCGGCTGAAAAGCCAGGACTTCGCCGTTGAGCAGCAGATAGTCCATGCCCTGCAGGCGCTGCCCAGCCGTATCGAGCAGATGATCTCCCAGGACCGGCGGATTGAAGAGCTGGCAGAGGACTTTTCTGACAAGCACCACGCCCTGTTCCTTGGCCGCGGCGATCAGTATCCCATCGCGGTTGAAGGGGCGCTGAAGCTCAAAGAGATCTCCTATATTCACGCGGAGGCCTATGCCGCAGGCGAACTGAAGCACGGCCCGCTGGCGCTGATTGATGCCGATATGCCGGTTATTGTGGTCGCGCCGAATAATGATCTGCTGGAAAAGCTGAAGTCGAATATCGAAGAGGTGCGCGCTCGTGGCGGTCACCTGTATGTGTTTGCCGATGAAGACGCCGGTTTCAGCGACAGCAACACCATGCATGTCATTTCCATGCCGCATGTGGAAGAGCTTATCGCGCCCATTTGCTATACGGTGCCGCTCCAGCTGCTTTCCTACCACGCCGCGCTGATTAAAGGGACCGATGTGGATCAGCCCCGTAACCTGGCAAAATCGGTCACCGTAGAATAA
- a CDS encoding N-acetyltransferase, translating to MISIEKVQDKQELKDFITFPSALFHDDPNWIDPLIMEREEHLSTKNPGTDHIEWQAWIARKDNQVVGRITAQIDSLHRELYGEDTGHFGMIDAIDDEEVFSALFAAAEAWLKSKGARRITGPFGLNINQESGLLIDGFDTPPCALMTHGKPWYPQQVEQQGYRKGIDLLAYWMKRTDLHFSPSLSKLMEKVRQKVTIRSIRRKDFAQEMQIMREIFNSGWQHNWGFVPFTEHEFATMGDQLKYLVPDDMIYIAEIDAKPMAFIVGLPNINEAIADLHGRLLPFGWAKLLWRLKVSGIRTARVPLMGVRQEYQFSRMGPVIALLLIEALRDPFARHNIDALEMSWILETNTGMRTILEKIGAIPYKHYRLYEKEL from the coding sequence ATGATTAGTATTGAAAAAGTCCAGGATAAGCAAGAGCTTAAGGATTTTATTACCTTCCCGTCTGCGCTCTTTCATGACGATCCTAACTGGATAGATCCGCTGATAATGGAGCGCGAAGAGCACCTTTCCACAAAAAACCCCGGCACTGACCATATCGAATGGCAGGCGTGGATTGCCAGAAAAGACAACCAGGTGGTGGGGCGTATCACGGCGCAAATCGACAGTCTGCACCGCGAGCTGTACGGTGAAGATACCGGCCACTTCGGCATGATAGACGCCATCGACGACGAGGAAGTCTTCAGCGCCCTGTTTGCCGCCGCAGAAGCGTGGCTGAAATCAAAAGGCGCACGGCGGATAACCGGCCCCTTTGGCCTGAATATCAACCAGGAAAGCGGCCTGCTGATCGACGGGTTTGATACCCCGCCCTGTGCGCTGATGACCCACGGTAAGCCCTGGTATCCGCAGCAGGTTGAGCAGCAGGGATATCGCAAAGGCATTGATCTGCTGGCCTACTGGATGAAACGCACCGATCTGCACTTCTCGCCGTCACTCAGTAAGCTGATGGAAAAAGTGCGCCAGAAGGTGACCATCCGCAGTATTCGCCGCAAAGACTTTGCGCAGGAAATGCAGATAATGCGCGAAATTTTTAACTCAGGCTGGCAACACAACTGGGGATTTGTTCCGTTTACTGAGCATGAATTTGCCACTATGGGTGACCAGCTGAAATATCTGGTTCCCGACGATATGATCTACATCGCCGAGATAGACGCCAAACCGATGGCATTTATCGTGGGTCTGCCCAACATTAATGAAGCCATTGCCGATCTGCATGGCCGCTTATTACCGTTCGGCTGGGCAAAACTGCTGTGGCGCCTGAAAGTAAGCGGTATCCGCACCGCCCGGGTGCCCCTGATGGGCGTGCGCCAGGAGTATCAGTTCAGCCGGATGGGGCCGGTTATCGCGCTGCTGCTGATTGAAGCGCTGCGTGACCCCTTTGCCAGACACAACATTGATGCCCTGGAGATGTCCTGGATTCTGGAAACCAATACCGGTATGCGCACCATTCTGGAAAAAATTGGCGCAATCCCTTATAAACATTATCGTTTATACGAAAAAGAACTCTGA
- a CDS encoding fatty acyl-AMP ligase encodes MSETSSTHSLPMRYADFPTLVEALDYAAQGSTGMNFYDRRNQLVAVLEYSDLKRRAMANARRLLSLNLNRGDRVALIAETSVGFVEAFFACQYAGLVAVPLAIPMGVGQRDSYTTKLQGLIASCKPAAIISSEEWLPLINSVSADAPDTHILSGEDLHALPEKDIELTPPSPDDIAYLQYTSGSTRFPRGVIITHRSVMANLHVISHDGIKLRAGDRCVSWLPFYHDMGLVGFLLTPVATQLSVDYLRTQDFAMRPMQWLKLISKNRGTVSVAPPFGYELSLRRSNEKDMAELDLSCWRVAGVGAEPISAEQLDQFGKHFSKVGFDSKGFMPCYGLAENALAVSFSDENGGSQVNEVDRDILEYQGKAVAPTKDTRAVSTFVNCGKALPGHRIEIRSETGIPLPEREVGHIYISGPSLMSGYFRDAASQKEVQSTGWMDTGDLGYLLDGYLYVTGRKKDLIIIRGRNIWPQDIEYVAELEPEIHSGDAIAFITPQDQEESGRIILQVQCRVSSEERRAQIVHSLTARIQSEFGVAVDIELLPPHSIPRTSSGKPARAEAKKRYLTAMTETLTPQIQMAGYAQ; translated from the coding sequence ATGTCTGAAACAAGTTCAACCCACTCTCTTCCCATGCGCTATGCTGATTTTCCGACCCTGGTGGAGGCGTTAGACTATGCCGCACAGGGAAGTACAGGGATGAATTTCTACGATCGGCGTAACCAGCTTGTAGCCGTACTGGAATATAGCGACTTAAAACGCCGGGCGATGGCGAATGCACGCCGCCTGTTATCGCTTAACCTTAACCGGGGCGATCGCGTTGCGCTTATTGCTGAAACCAGCGTTGGCTTCGTGGAAGCCTTTTTTGCCTGCCAGTACGCAGGGCTCGTCGCTGTACCGCTTGCCATTCCGATGGGTGTTGGCCAGCGTGACTCCTACACGACGAAACTGCAGGGGCTGATTGCCAGCTGCAAACCGGCGGCCATCATCAGCAGCGAAGAGTGGCTGCCGCTTATCAATTCGGTGAGCGCAGATGCGCCGGATACCCACATCCTCAGCGGTGAAGATCTGCACGCGCTGCCGGAAAAGGATATCGAGCTGACGCCGCCCTCCCCGGATGATATTGCCTACCTGCAGTACACCTCCGGCAGTACCCGTTTCCCGCGTGGGGTAATTATCACCCACCGCTCCGTGATGGCGAACCTGCACGTTATCAGCCATGACGGTATTAAATTGCGCGCCGGCGATCGCTGCGTGTCCTGGCTGCCGTTCTACCACGATATGGGGCTGGTGGGCTTTCTGCTGACACCGGTTGCGACCCAGTTGTCCGTGGACTACCTGCGCACCCAGGATTTCGCCATGCGCCCGATGCAGTGGCTGAAACTTATCAGCAAAAACCGTGGCACCGTCTCTGTTGCGCCGCCATTTGGCTATGAGCTGAGCCTGCGCCGCAGCAATGAAAAAGATATGGCGGAACTGGATCTCTCCTGCTGGCGCGTGGCCGGTGTGGGGGCGGAGCCAATTTCCGCAGAGCAGCTGGATCAGTTCGGCAAGCATTTCAGTAAAGTGGGCTTTGACAGCAAAGGCTTTATGCCGTGCTATGGCCTGGCGGAAAACGCCCTGGCCGTGAGCTTCTCTGATGAAAATGGCGGCTCTCAGGTCAACGAAGTGGACCGCGATATCCTTGAATATCAGGGCAAAGCCGTTGCGCCAACAAAAGACACCCGGGCAGTATCCACCTTTGTGAACTGCGGTAAAGCGCTGCCGGGCCACCGGATTGAGATCCGCAGTGAAACCGGTATTCCGCTGCCGGAGCGTGAAGTTGGCCATATTTATATCTCCGGCCCGAGCCTGATGAGCGGCTACTTCCGTGACGCGGCCTCCCAGAAAGAGGTGCAGTCCACCGGCTGGATGGATACCGGCGATCTGGGTTACCTGTTAGACGGCTACCTGTATGTTACCGGGCGTAAAAAAGATCTGATTATCATCCGCGGGCGCAATATCTGGCCTCAGGATATTGAATATGTGGCTGAACTTGAGCCTGAGATCCACTCCGGTGATGCGATTGCGTTTATTACGCCTCAGGATCAGGAAGAGAGCGGGCGCATTATTCTGCAGGTTCAGTGCCGCGTCAGCTCTGAAGAGCGCCGCGCGCAGATTGTGCACTCCCTGACGGCCCGCATCCAGAGCGAGTTCGGGGTTGCGGTTGATATTGAATTACTGCCGCCGCACAGCATTCCGCGCACCTCTTCCGGTAAGCCGGCCCGCGCTGAAGCGAAAAAACGCTATCTGACCGCCATGACCGAAACCCTGACGCCGCAGATACAGATGGCGGGTTACGCTCAATGA
- a CDS encoding NAD-dependent epimerase/dehydratase family protein, with amino-acid sequence MTETVAITGVTGFIGKHIADNLRARGFAIRALTRSPRQTRDENFTWVRGALEDKDALAELVSGADHVVHCAGQVRGHNEAVFTRCNVDGSLRLMQAAKESGTCQRFLFMSSLAARHPELSWYAKSKRIAEQRLADMSGPVSLGIFRPTAVYGPGDKEMKPLFDWMLRGVLPRLGAPDAKLSFIHVNDLAQAVGQWLVASQLPTAPSELCDGVSGGYNWARVQAIGAEVRRGPVRLVGIPLSVLKVLADLSVLSCRLAGKEPMLTRSKIHELTHRDWSASNQRLSENIDWIPEISLERALREGLF; translated from the coding sequence ATGACAGAAACGGTCGCAATCACAGGTGTGACCGGTTTTATCGGCAAACATATTGCCGACAATTTGCGCGCCCGCGGCTTCGCCATACGGGCGCTGACCCGCAGCCCGCGCCAGACCCGGGATGAGAATTTCACCTGGGTGCGCGGGGCGCTGGAAGACAAAGACGCCCTGGCGGAACTTGTCAGCGGCGCCGATCATGTGGTGCACTGTGCCGGTCAGGTGCGGGGCCACAATGAAGCCGTGTTTACCCGGTGCAATGTCGACGGCAGCCTGCGGCTGATGCAGGCCGCAAAAGAGAGCGGCACCTGTCAGCGTTTTCTGTTTATGTCCTCCCTGGCAGCCCGCCACCCTGAATTATCCTGGTATGCAAAATCAAAGCGCATTGCCGAGCAGCGGCTGGCCGACATGTCCGGCCCTGTCTCCCTGGGTATTTTCCGCCCTACGGCGGTTTATGGCCCTGGCGACAAAGAGATGAAACCGCTGTTTGACTGGATGCTGCGCGGCGTGCTGCCGCGCCTTGGTGCGCCGGATGCTAAACTGTCGTTTATTCATGTGAATGATCTTGCTCAGGCAGTTGGTCAGTGGCTGGTGGCCAGCCAGCTGCCCACGGCACCGAGTGAGCTGTGCGATGGGGTATCCGGCGGGTATAATTGGGCGCGGGTGCAGGCGATTGGTGCTGAAGTGCGCCGTGGCCCGGTCCGGTTGGTCGGGATCCCCTTATCGGTGCTAAAAGTGCTGGCGGATCTCAGTGTGCTGTCCTGCCGCCTGGCGGGCAAAGAGCCGATGCTGACTCGCAGTAAAATTCATGAATTAACACACCGGGACTGGTCGGCAAGCAATCAGCGCTTGTCGGAGAATATTGACTGGATCCCTGAGATTAGTTTGGAGCGCGCACTGCGTGAAGGGCTATTTTAA
- a CDS encoding acyl carrier protein has product MLNREMVMDYILECLQGMVANGQEIKPDSDLVDELGLESIKVMDLLMMLEDQYDISIPINILLDVRTPAQLLDALVPHLEKTYGPL; this is encoded by the coding sequence ATGCTAAATCGTGAAATGGTGATGGATTATATCCTTGAGTGTCTACAGGGTATGGTTGCAAACGGACAGGAGATTAAGCCTGACAGCGATCTCGTTGATGAGCTTGGTCTGGAGTCTATCAAAGTGATGGACCTGCTGATGATGCTGGAAGACCAGTATGATATCTCTATCCCAATCAATATCTTGCTTGATGTCAGAACACCTGCGCAATTGCTGGACGCTTTAGTCCCACATCTGGAGAAAACCTATGGGCCTTTATGA
- the spt gene encoding serine palmitoyltransferase — protein sequence MGLYDKFARLAREREQFQTSGINPFGTRIDEIYSATEGRIGDQHVILAGTNNYLGLTFNPQAIADGQAALAAQGTGTTGSRMANGSYGPHLALEQEIAAFFDRPTAIVFSTGYTANLGVISALADSSAVVLLDADSHASIYDACALGGAEIIRFRHNDAQDLERRMVRLGERARDAIIIVEGIYSMLGDVAPLAEIVDIKRRLGGYLIVDEAHSFGVLGEHGRGLAEAVGVEKDVDIIVGTFSKSLAAIGGFAVGGKDMEVLRYGSRPYIFTASPSPSSIASVRSSLRTIGQHPELREKLWHNANRLYQGLSELGYQLGAHISPVVPVIIGSKEEGLRFWRDLIAHGVYVNLVLPPAAPAGMTLLRCSVNAAHSDEQIDKIIQVFAQLKNF from the coding sequence ATGGGCCTTTATGATAAATTTGCCCGCCTTGCCAGGGAACGGGAGCAGTTCCAGACATCCGGCATTAACCCATTCGGTACGCGTATTGATGAGATCTACTCCGCCACCGAAGGGCGTATCGGCGATCAGCACGTTATTCTGGCAGGCACCAATAACTACCTGGGGCTGACCTTTAACCCGCAGGCCATTGCCGACGGCCAGGCCGCACTGGCAGCCCAGGGCACCGGGACCACCGGCTCACGCATGGCGAACGGCAGCTACGGCCCGCACCTGGCCTTAGAGCAGGAAATTGCCGCCTTCTTCGATCGCCCCACCGCTATTGTCTTCTCAACCGGTTATACCGCGAACCTCGGGGTTATCAGCGCCCTGGCCGACTCCAGCGCCGTGGTGCTGCTGGATGCGGACAGCCACGCCAGCATCTACGATGCCTGTGCCCTGGGCGGGGCTGAGATTATTCGCTTCCGTCATAATGATGCTCAGGATCTGGAGCGCCGCATGGTGCGCCTGGGCGAACGGGCCCGCGACGCGATTATCATTGTTGAAGGTATCTACAGCATGCTGGGCGATGTGGCCCCGCTGGCTGAAATTGTCGACATCAAACGCCGCCTGGGCGGGTATCTGATTGTTGATGAAGCCCACTCCTTCGGTGTGCTGGGTGAACACGGCCGCGGCCTGGCTGAGGCGGTTGGTGTGGAAAAAGACGTGGATATTATCGTCGGCACCTTCAGTAAGAGCCTGGCAGCCATCGGTGGTTTTGCGGTGGGTGGCAAAGATATGGAAGTGCTGCGTTATGGCAGCCGCCCTTATATTTTTACCGCGTCGCCTTCGCCTTCCAGCATTGCGTCCGTGCGCTCTTCATTAAGAACCATCGGCCAGCACCCGGAACTGCGTGAAAAGCTGTGGCATAACGCCAACCGCCTTTACCAGGGGCTGTCTGAGCTGGGGTATCAGCTGGGCGCCCATATCAGCCCGGTTGTGCCGGTGATTATCGGCTCCAAAGAGGAAGGGCTGCGTTTCTGGCGTGATCTGATAGCCCACGGGGTTTACGTCAACCTGGTCCTGCCGCCTGCGGCACCGGCCGGTATGACCCTGCTGCGCTGCAGTGTGAATGCGGCACACAGCGATGAGCAAATCGATAAGATTATCCAGGTATTCGCGCAACTGAAGAATTTCTGA
- the lptG gene encoding LPS export ABC transporter permease LptG: protein MNIFGRYLLRNIFIGFAAAAGLLIPLFTTFNLINELDDVSPAGYHWTQAVLVVLMTLPRTLIDLGPFIALLGGIVGLGIMSKNLELTAIRTVGYSIFRIAMVMLCAGVLLTAALGALDEWGASGLQQRALQLKNTAMAKDPDNTSTSNMLWARRDNQFVTVKTLDAQHQPVGVEIFTYNPDLSLDTYIFAKSATIQGDGSWLLRGVNQKKWANRKETVSTMATMTWRSIFTNMSLEELTMPGDSFSIRQLNRYIHYLENTGQPNNEFRIALWQKLGRPLLTLAMILLAIPFTFSAPRAPGMGSRLAVGVIVGLLTYISYQIVVNLGLLLSLNVPLTTLLPPAIILAIALALVYRFDKQH from the coding sequence ATGAACATATTCGGCCGCTATTTACTACGTAACATTTTTATCGGCTTTGCTGCCGCGGCGGGCCTGCTGATTCCGCTGTTTACCACCTTTAACCTGATCAACGAGCTCGACGATGTCAGCCCGGCAGGCTATCACTGGACCCAGGCTGTGCTGGTGGTACTGATGACCCTGCCGCGCACGCTTATCGATCTGGGACCGTTTATTGCGCTGCTGGGCGGGATTGTCGGCCTGGGGATCATGTCCAAAAACCTCGAACTGACGGCTATCCGCACCGTGGGGTATTCCATCTTCCGGATAGCCATGGTGATGCTGTGCGCCGGGGTGCTATTAACCGCAGCACTCGGGGCCCTGGACGAATGGGGCGCTTCTGGCCTGCAACAGCGGGCGCTGCAGCTTAAAAATACCGCCATGGCGAAAGATCCGGATAACACCAGTACCAGCAATATGCTGTGGGCCCGGCGCGATAACCAGTTCGTGACGGTAAAAACCCTGGATGCGCAGCATCAGCCGGTGGGGGTCGAAATCTTCACCTATAACCCGGACCTGTCGCTGGATACCTATATCTTCGCAAAGAGCGCCACCATTCAGGGCGACGGCAGCTGGCTGCTGCGCGGGGTTAACCAGAAAAAATGGGCCAATCGCAAAGAGACGGTCAGCACCATGGCGACCATGACCTGGCGGTCCATCTTCACCAATATGAGCCTTGAAGAGCTCACCATGCCCGGTGACAGCTTCTCCATCCGCCAGCTTAACCGCTATATCCACTATCTGGAGAATACCGGGCAGCCCAACAATGAGTTCAGGATAGCCCTGTGGCAGAAACTGGGGCGCCCGCTGCTGACCCTGGCGATGATTCTGCTGGCCATTCCGTTTACCTTCAGCGCCCCGCGCGCCCCCGGCATGGGAAGCCGCCTGGCGGTGGGGGTGATTGTCGGCCTGCTGACCTACATCAGCTACCAGATAGTCGTGAACCTCGGGCTGCTGCTCAGCCTTAACGTTCCGCTCACCACCCTGCTGCCGCCCGCCATTATTCTGGCCATAGCCCTGGCGCTGGTTTACCGCTTCGACAAGCAGCACTAG
- the lptF gene encoding LPS export ABC transporter permease LptF has product MFLIERYIVSQTHRLVLTLVGFLIFIFASYCAQRYLTEAANGTLALEVVVDVVFYKVLIALEMLLPVGLYVSVGVALGQMYNDSEITAIYAAGSSPARIYRAVLMLAIPLAILVALLSMYGRPWAYGQIYKLEQQSQSELDVNHLMPRKFNTNDDGRMVLSNQINTDSSVLTDALIYTSSDTRTSLYRARTVHVVNPSPTHPSVQLQAGTAYTLDHQGSNDNEQIYKDLNLHLKPLLQGLNVKRKAEKAAVLARSPDPADTAELQWRESRGLTAMLMALLAIPLSRTKPRQGRFATLLPLTIVFTLIFYGGNVCRTLVANGALPATPGVWLVPILMLIAVLLLMARDFSLLRKFSR; this is encoded by the coding sequence ATGTTTTTAATTGAACGCTACATCGTGAGCCAGACCCACAGGCTTGTCCTGACCCTCGTGGGGTTTCTGATCTTTATTTTCGCCAGCTACTGCGCCCAGCGCTACCTGACAGAAGCCGCCAATGGCACCCTCGCCCTGGAGGTGGTGGTCGACGTGGTGTTCTACAAGGTGCTTATCGCGCTGGAAATGCTGCTGCCGGTAGGGCTGTATGTCTCGGTGGGGGTTGCGCTGGGGCAAATGTATAACGACTCGGAAATCACCGCCATTTACGCCGCAGGCTCAAGCCCCGCGCGCATCTACCGGGCGGTGCTGATGCTGGCTATCCCGCTGGCGATTCTGGTGGCCCTGCTCTCCATGTATGGCCGCCCCTGGGCCTATGGTCAGATCTACAAGCTGGAGCAGCAGTCCCAGTCTGAGCTGGATGTTAACCATCTGATGCCGCGTAAATTCAACACCAATGACGATGGCCGTATGGTGCTGTCAAACCAAATCAATACGGACTCCAGTGTCCTGACTGACGCACTTATTTATACCTCGTCAGACACCAGAACCAGCCTCTACCGGGCCAGAACCGTACATGTGGTGAACCCGTCGCCGACCCACCCCTCCGTACAGCTCCAGGCCGGGACCGCCTATACCCTTGACCACCAGGGGAGCAATGACAACGAGCAGATTTATAAAGATCTGAATCTACACCTCAAACCCCTGCTACAGGGGCTGAACGTAAAACGCAAAGCGGAGAAGGCAGCAGTGCTGGCCCGTTCGCCCGATCCGGCCGATACGGCAGAGCTTCAGTGGCGGGAAAGCCGCGGGCTTACCGCCATGCTGATGGCTCTGCTGGCGATTCCCCTTAGCCGCACCAAACCCCGCCAGGGGCGTTTTGCCACGCTGCTGCCCCTGACGATTGTCTTTACCCTGATTTTCTACGGGGGCAACGTCTGCCGGACGCTGGTCGCCAATGGCGCGCTGCCCGCCACCCCCGGGGTATGGCTGGTGCCGATATTAATGCTGATTGCGGTGCTGCTTCTGATGGCTCGCGACTTTTCTTTACTGCGGAAGTTTTCCCGATGA
- a CDS encoding YtfJ family protein has product MMLRKLLPVSLLLFPLLASAHNLMVGQRVTPINVTDRGEMLMNGDDFSYRPWKSAQLEGKIRVVQYIAGRTSAKKKNSLLIKAIKAANFPRDRFQPTTIVNTDDEIPGSGFFVRGKLEKNKRKYPWAQFIVDSNGLGRQAWQLKEESSTILVLDKNGKIQWAKDGALTTDEVYNVIAMVHDMLLKEQN; this is encoded by the coding sequence ATGATGTTACGTAAACTGCTGCCCGTATCGCTGTTATTATTTCCCCTGCTGGCATCCGCCCATAATCTTATGGTTGGTCAGCGCGTAACGCCGATAAATGTCACGGACCGGGGCGAAATGCTGATGAACGGTGATGATTTCTCCTACCGCCCGTGGAAAAGCGCACAGCTGGAGGGGAAAATTCGCGTGGTGCAATATATTGCCGGGCGCACATCGGCGAAAAAGAAAAACTCCCTGCTGATTAAAGCCATTAAAGCCGCAAATTTTCCCCGGGACCGTTTTCAGCCAACCACCATTGTTAATACTGACGATGAGATCCCCGGCTCCGGTTTTTTTGTGCGCGGGAAACTTGAGAAAAATAAAAGAAAATACCCGTGGGCGCAGTTTATTGTCGACAGTAACGGCCTTGGTCGCCAGGCCTGGCAGTTAAAAGAGGAAAGCTCCACTATTCTGGTGCTTGATAAAAACGGAAAAATTCAGTGGGCAAAAGACGGCGCACTGACCACGGATGAAGTGTATAACGTGATAGCCATGGTTCATGACATGCTGTTAAAAGAACAAAACTGA